The DNA region GGATCCAATACGGGCGGCCTTAATGACCCGTCGATTTCACTTTTGAATTGTGCCGCATCGGACTACGGGTCATTTGTGCCCGTACCGCGGGCGCACTTGTCCTTATGGCGTGTAGACGCGGTCGACGGCGGCCAGGTGCTCAGGCCGGATCGGTGCGGCGTGCCGCTGGTAGTCGGCATGCCGGCGTATGTAGCTCCTGATGTAGGGGCAGACGGGGATGATGGTCAGCCCGGCGGCGATGGTGTCGTCCAGAGCGTGCTTGGCCAGGACCGCGGCGAGGCCCTTGCCTGCGTAGGCGTCGCTGACTTCGGTGTGGTAGAAAATCCGTTCCTGGTCGGCCGGGCTGCTGGCAGGCACGTACTCGGTCTTGCCGATAGCGGTTTGCCCGTCGAGGAGCTCGTAGCAGTGGCTATCGGGGGCATGCCGGACGGTGAAGGTTTGCTCCGGTTCCATAGGGTCTCCTTGAGATCGTTTCAGCCGGTGGCCGGGTGATAGCCTCGCTTGCTGGCAGTCACGGCTTGTTCGTGGAGCTGCCGGCCAGTGTCTTCTTCTCTGAACCGCTCTGGTACTGGTGCTGCCATAGTCTCGAAAACGTTGTAACAGCCGCGGAACAACTCTATCTGCCCAGCGGTGTCCCGTCTCTGCTGGGCGGCGTCGGGCGTCCGGTTCTGGTCCCTGTTTCTGGGACCAGACCGGGGGTTCGGCGGCCAAGAGGTGGCCGCGTTCATCGATCCGTGCGGAGAGGACCTGCCGCAGGGCAAACTCTTCCCGCCAGGTCACGGGCAGCATGTGCTGGTTGCTGACCGAGGCACCGCCATTTAGCGAGCGGTGGAGGACCCGTCAGCCGTCTGGTCGATGCCTCAGCACGCTAGCGAGGCAGTGACGTGCGCAGCTTTTCAGTGAGCCTCAGCAGCTCGCGCTGTTCTGCAGCCGTCAGCGCCGGAGCGACCAGGTGGACGATTTCCCGAACATGTTCGCGGCCGATCTGCTTTTGCAGCTGTGCCCCTTCGTCGGTGAGTTTCACCAGGACGCCGCGGCGGTCGTCGGGGGCCGGCATCCGTTCCACCAGGCCGCGCTTTTCCAGCCGCTCAACCAGCCTGCTGAGGCTGGACTGGCTCAGCAGCACGTTGTCATTGAGCTCGTTCAGCCGCGCCCACCCCGTGGGGCAGCGGGACAGCGTGAACAGGACGTCGTACTCATTGACAGGCAGGTCCCGGAACGCCGGTCCGGACTGCAGCCGCCGCATCACGGCAACTTGAGCCCGGAACAGCGATTCCCACGTCTCGGCAGCCAGTCGCACCGGCGACGACTCCGGGGCGGTTCGCGCGGGCATCACGCGTCCGCCACCGAAGACGTCGGGGCGGACGAGGCAGGGGATGCTGCGGCTTGGCCGGCTTCGGCGCGCGCGGCCTCGTCCTGGGCCGCCAATCGGGCGGCCACCCGCCCTGCATGGGTGGGCGGATCCGGAACATGGGCCGGTTTGAGGGCCGCATACTCCTTTCGCAGCACCGGAAGCACCTCTTCGCCGAACAGGTCAAGCTGTTCCAGCACCGTCTTCAGGGGCAGCCCTGCGTGGTCGATCAGGAAGAGCTGGCGCTGGTAGTCCCCGAAGTACTCACGGAAGGTCAGGGTCTTTTCGATGACTTCCTGCGGGCTGCCCACCGTCAGCGGAGTCTGGGAGGTGAAGTCCTCCAGCGACGGGCCGTGGCCGTAGACGGGCGCGTTGTCGAAGTAGGGGCGGAATTCCTTGACGGCGTCCTGTGAGTTCTTCCGCATAAAGAACTGACCGCCAAGGCCCACGATCGCCTGGTCCGCCTTGCCGTGTCCATAGTGCTCGTAGCGCTCACGGTAGAGGCTGATCAGCTCCTGGTAGTGCTCCTTGGGCCAGAAGATGTTGTTCGCGAAGAACCCGTCACCGTAATAGGCCGCGACTTCGGCAATCTGCGGAGTGCGGATGGAGCCGTGCCACACGAAGGGGGCGACGCCGTCGAGCGGGCGCGGTGTCGACGTGAAGTTCTGCAGCGGCGTGCGGTGCTTGCCCGACCAGTTGACGGTGTCCTCGTCCCAGAGCTTCCGCAACAGGCTGTAGTTCTCGATCGCGAGCTCTATCCCATCCTCCATGTTTTTACCGAACCACGGATAAACAGGAGCGGTGTTTCCACGGCCGAGCACCAGATCCACCCGTCCGTCGGCCAGGTGCTGCAGCATGGCGAAGTCCTCGGCGATTTTCACGGGGTCGTTCGTGGTGATCAGCGTGGTGGCCGTGGACAGGGTGATGCGTTCCGTCTGGGCGGCGATGTACGCGAGTGTGGTGGTGGGAGACGAGGAGAAGAACGGCCGGTTGTGGTGCTCGCCGATGGCGTAGACATCCATGCCGATTTCCTCGACCTTTTTGGCGATCGCCACTGAGGCTTTGATGCGCTCATTTTCGGTGGGGGTGCGGCCGGTGGTGGGGTCAGCGGTGATGTCGCTGACGCTGAATACGCCGATCTGCATGATGTGCCTTCCGTTGTCCGAAATTGTTTCGGGGCTTGCTTTAACTGTATCCCATTTACATGCATTTGCATCTATCAATGGGTGTAACGTTCAGTGCGGCAGGTTATTCCCGGTTGGGTGGGGAGGGCAGCCAGGACGCGCTACGGGGCGGACTGCTTGGGGATGGAGGCACTGGTGCACACCCCATCAACGGTCAACCTTTCCAGCCATCTAGCTAGCCGTTCATGGGACCTTCGGCATGCAGCTTGCCGGCTCCTGGACCTTCAACATGCAATGTGGCGCGGACCATCAGGCTATCCGGGGCGGTGTCCAGCTCAACCAGGGTTTCGTGGGCGTTCAGGATGGTGAAGACTTCGGAACCGGCCTTGACCGTCAGTCCCTTGGCTTCCGCTGTCTGCCGGGCATTGTCCAAAGCCTTGCGCTGAAGCTCCTCAACATACTTGCCGTCGTATTCTCGGTTGGCATCGCCGAAAGCCCAGCCGAACAAAGTCCCTGTGTTGTCCATGGCAGCGATATTACGCGCAACGACCCTGGAAGGGGTTTCGTAACATTAGTAATGTGTTGCTTACCGGGGCTAACCGTGACCCTGATGGGACACGGCATGCCGTACGCGTAAGCATGCCCTCCCCAGGGGATCAGCCTGACGCCGCTCTACTTGGCGGACATTGCCGGCAGCGGGGTCCAGATCAGTGGGCCGCACAGCCGGTCCGACCGCTGTGCGCAATCATGCTCTGGTCCCGGCTGCCACTCTCGCCGGTACCGAAGTGTCTCCTGGCGGTTCCCGGAAGACGTAGACTTTGGACTATGATGCAGCCCACACCAGGTGCGCGCCCGCACGGTTTGACCCGGTTCTCCACCGCGGGGTTGCCTGACGCGCGGCGGATCGCACTGTGGGAAGAGCACAATGCCCGCGCCCTGGTCGGGCTGCAAGCCCGAACGCTGACAGGCGGCGCGCTCGAAGCCACCGAGCTAAACCTGAACCTGCCCCAGCTGCAGTTGGCCCAGGTCTGGGGCAATCCACACGTAGTGGAACGCTCAGTCCGGGAGATCGCCGCGCACCCGGCCGAGGCCGTCGTCGCCTACTTCACGCTGGAGGGCGAGGGCTTCTTCTACCACCGGGACGGCTGCGAAATCCTCAGGCCCGGCGAGGCAATCCTCTACGACGCGGACCAGCCTTTCATGCGCGGATTCTCGCACGGGCTGAAGGAACTGGCCCTGAAGATCCCCCGCGCTACCCTGAGCGAATTCACCGGCCAGTCCGGGCTGATTCGCCCGAAGATCTTCGGCTTCCGCGGCCCCCAGGCCGGCCCTGTGCACGCCGGAGCCTTGGCCTCCTCCCTGGGTGCGGCGTTGTCCGGACGGGCCACAGATTGGGACGATCTAGAGAAAACGGCGCTGGAACTGCTCGCGGTCATCCTCGGCGCCGGCGCGGGACCGGCCGGACACTTGGCCGCTGCGCAGGCCTTCATCGCAGCCCAGTGTGCAGATCCGCGGCTGTCGGCCGGGCGAGTTGCCGCCGCCGTCGGCATTTCCGAGCGTCAGCTCTCGCGCATCCTGGCCGAGGCAGGCACCAGCGTACCGGGCGCCATCCTGGATGCAAGGCTGAAGGCGGTCCGACAGCAGTTACACTCCCCCGAAGCCGCACGGATGCCACTGGGAACCTTGGCGCTGCAGCAGGGCTTTGCCTCGCCAACGCACTTCTCCCGCAGCTACAAGGAGAAATTCGGCATCTCCCCGCTGCAGGACCGCCGTACCGTCGGCGCCTGATGACCCTTGCTTTGCGCCGGTCCTTCCGTCAGTGACGAACCCGGCTGTTTCTCGCTGTGCATAGCGCCGCCGGTCCTGAAGGGATGCGCGACGTGGAGTTTTATCCTGATCCGCCGAGTTTTTGCCTGTTTCCGCCGTGATCGCCGCCACTCCACTCAGAAGCGGTTGTGAACCGGGACACTCAATAGCAGTCGTCCGGAATAAGACCGGCTGTTGAAGTGGAGCACATGCAATGGTGATTTTCAATGACGGGGTCTCCGAGACCGAAACCCCGGATTCCGCCGTCGTCGAGACGGATGTCCTCATCGTTGGCTCCGGCCCGGCCGGTTCCTCAGCCGCGCTGTTCCTGTCCTCGCTGGGCGTGCCGAACATCATGATCACCAAATACCGCTGGACCGCGAACACTCCGCGGGCCCACATCACTAACCAGCGGACGATGGAGATCTTTCGGGACGTGGGCATCGAGGATCAGGTACTGGCTGACGCGACCCCGCACCATATGATCGGGGACACCGTCTTCTGTACCTCGATCGCCGGCGAAGAAATCGGCCGTATCCTCACCTGGGGCAACCATCCGGCCCGCCACGCCGACTATGAGCTGGCCTCGCCTTCGCTGAACTGCGATATCCCGCAGACCTACCTGGAACCGATCCTGGTCAGGAACGCCACCATGCGCGGCACGCAGACGCAGTTTTCCACCGAGTACCTCTCGCACAGCCAGGACGACGACGGTGTGAGCGTGCGGGTACTGAACCGGCTCACCGGGCACGAATACACCATCCGTGCCAAGTACTGGGTGATTCAGCCAGGCTCCAACATCGGCGGCATCGGCGCCGGACTGGTCCGCATGGTCCGGCCATGGAACGAATGGCTGATCGTCTGGGGCTTCGACATCAACGAAGGCACCCCCCAGGTCTCCGAGGACGACGCCCGTCAGATCGTGCGCAACCTGATCGGCGTACCCGACCTGAACGTGGAGATCACCGGCATCTCCCTCTGGGGCAACAACGAGCAGTACGCCACCCGGTTGCAGGCCGGGAGGGTGTTCTGCGCGGGCGATGCCATACACAAACATCCGCCAAGCAACGGGCTGGGCTCCAACACTTCCATCCAGGACTCCTACAACCTGGCCTGGAAACTCAACGCCGTGCTCAAGGGGCAAGCCGGCCAGGAACTGCTGGAGACCTACTCGGCCGAACGTGCCCCGGTGGCCGAGCAGATCGTCACCCGGGCCAATAGGTCCGCCCGGGAATTCGGCAAACTGTTCGAGGCCCTGGGCATCGACACAGCCGAAACCGCGGAGGACATGCTCGCGCTGATCGAGTCCCGCAAAGACGCGACACCGGAGGGCGCCGCTAAGCGCGCCGCCGTGCAGGAGGCCATGGACCTGAAAAACTACGAATTCAACGCCCACGGAGTGGAGCTCGGTCAGCATTATGTCTCCACCGCCGTCGTCGGGGACGGCACCGCGAGGCCGAAACCGGGCCGGGACCAGGAGCTGTACTACCAGCCGACCACGCAGCCCGGCGGCCGGCTGCCGCATGCCTGGGTCGGCGACAACAGGCACAAGTACTCCACCCACGACCTGGCCCCATACGGCCAGTTCACCCTTTTCACCGGAATCACCGGCGGGGACTGGACGACGGCGGCACAGAAGGTCGGCGACCAGCTCGGCATCACCATCAACACGGTGGTCATCGGCCCCGGCCAGGAAATCACCGATCTGTACTTCGACTGGGCAAAGCTGCGCGAGGTGGCCGAAGACGGCGCCCTCCTGGTCCGCCCGGACAAGCACATCGGCTGGCGCTACCACACCATGCCGGCCGACCCCGAAACCGAGCTGCGCACCGCAGCAGCCGCCATCCTGAACAGGAGCGAGTGAAGATGTCTTTGGTTTTTGAACATGTCGCACTGGGCCAGCGGGTGCTGTTCGGGACCGGAAAGGCCGCCGAAAACCTGGCCGCGGAGGTGGAGCGGCTCGGGGCGCAGAAGGTGATGGTGATCGCTTCCGAGTTCGAGGCGACGATTGCGGATGTGGTCTGTGCCGGGATTTCCCCGGTGCTGCGCTGGGACCAGGTCGTAATGCACGTCCCGGTCGAGGTCGCGGAAAAGGCCCGGGCCGCGGCGGCCGAGCACGAAATCGACCTGCTGGTGTGCGTGGGCGGGGGCTCGACCACGGGTCTGGCCAAGGCGGTGGCCTTGACCTCGGGAATACAAATCGTGGCGGTGCCGACTACCTACGCGGGCTCCGAGGCGACCAACGTGTGGGGGCTGACCGACGCCGCCCGGAAGACCACCGGAGTGGACGACAGCGTCCTGCCTGTGAGCGTGGTCTACGATGCTGGCCTGACCCTGTCCCTGCCCGTGGAGATGTCCGTGGCCTCAGGGCTGAACGGGATGGCCCACTGCATCGACTCGCTCTGGGCACCGAGGGCAGACCCGATCAACGCCGCGCTGGCCGCCGAGGGCATCCGCGCCCTGAACCAGGGCTTGCCGCTGATCAAGGCCGACCCACAGGACCTTCAGGGCCGGGAGCAGGCCCTGTACGGGGCCTACCTGTCCGCGGTCGCGTTCGCCAGCGCCGGATCCGGGATGCACCACAAGATCTGCCACGTGCTCGGCGGGACCTTCAACCTGCCCCACGCCCAGACCCATGCCACCGTGCTCTCTTACGTGCTGGCCTTCAACGCCCCCGCCGCGCCGGAGGCGGCAGCCCGGGCCGCCGCCGCGTTCGGCGCCGAAGACGCGCTGACCGGCCTGAACCGGCTCCGCGACATCCTCGACGCACCGAAGGCTCTGGCCGATTACGGCTTCACGGAGGGGAACATCCCCGAAGCGGTCCGGATCGCCCTGCCGACCATCCCGGCCTCCAACCCCCGGAAGGTCACCGCAGAGAACCTGACCAGGCTGCTGATCACCGCCACAGTTGGCGAAGACCCCAAGACCCTCACCGACCTCTAAGGACACCCTCATGACTGACACTTCCGGAACCCCGGTGACCACTGGCGCCGAACAGATCGCCGTTGAAGAGACCCTCACCCAGAATGTTCTGCATTCCTTCGAGAACTGCACCGACCCGCGGCTGCAGCACCTGATGCAGGCCCTTGTAAGGCATTTGCACGCGTTCATCCGCGAAGTGCGCCTGACAGAGGACGAATGGAACGCCGCGATCGCGTTCCTGACCGAGGCCGGGCACATCACCGACGAGAAGCGCCAGGAGTTCATCATGCTCTCGGACGTGCTCGGGGCCTCCATGCAGACGATCAACGTCAACAACCAGGCGTACAAGAATGCCACCGAGGCCACGGTTTTCGGCCCCTTCTTCGCCGAGGACGCCCCGGAGATACCCAACGGCGGGGACATCGCCGGCGGCGCCCCCGGACAGCCCTGCTGGCTCGAGGGAACCGTCACCGACACCGAAGGCGAGCCGGTGCCCGGGGCCCGCATCGAGGTCTGGGAGGCAGACGAGGACGGCTTCTATGACGTCCAGTACGGCGACAACCGGGTCGCCGGCCGGGCGCATCTGTTCTCCGATGATCAGGGACACTACAGCTTCTGGGGTCTGGCCCCGACGCCGTACGCGATCCCGCACGACGGGCCCGTCGGTAAACTGCTGGAGGCCACCGGCCGCTCTCCGATGCGCGCGTCGCACCTGCACTTCATGGTCACCGCGCCCGGTAAGCGGGCCCTGGTAACGCACATCTTCGTCGCCGGTGACGAACTCCTCAAGTACGACACCGTTTTCGGTGTCAAGGACTCCCTCATCAAGTACTTCGAGCAGCAGGCCCCCCGCACCCCCACCCCCGACGGCCGCGACCTGGACGGGAAAACCTGGGCCCGCAGCCGCTTCGACATCGTACTCGCCCCCACCGAAGCAGACAGCGGCCACTGAGAAACCGCAGGGGCCAAGAAACAGGCAGCCCCTCACCAGCGCCACCGAACAAGCCCGCCACATCGGGCTCCATCAAAACGCGCCCAAGAGTGCCCGTAGATAGCGCCCAAGTGCGCCCATAAATAAAGGTTTGGGATGGTCATGACTTTGCCGGCGCGGGCCCCTCACCGACGGACCGCAGCGTCACCTACCGCGAACCCGGCGCAGAGGCTGGAACGAGCCGAAACGAGACAGATTTATGCAAGAGAACTACCTCTGAGGAGAAAACGATGACCCTGTCAAAGCAAAGCATGACCGATGAACAGCGCAAGTCTGTCGCGCTCGAGTATCTGAAAGCCTTTGACCACGGCGGTGTGACCTCCGACGGCGGAAGCATCCTGGACCTCTTCAGTACCGACGCTCAGGTCTACATCCCCAAATGGGGCATCGCGAACGGCAGGGAAGAAATTGGAAAGCTTTTTGGTGACGTGGGCGCCACCATCAGAAGCATCACGCACGACTATTCCACTTTTAATTGGATCTTTTCCGGTTCGGACACAATTGTGGCCGAGGGCACAAGCTTCGGAGTGCATCGGGATGGACCCTGGCGTGCCGGTGTTCCAGACACTGGTGCGGGTCGCTGGTGCGACGTCTTTGAGATTCGGGACTGGCACATCACGCGCGTCTTCATCTACCTGGACCCGGACTATGCCGGTAAAGACACCCTGCGCTACCCTTGGCTCCATCCAGAGCGGACTGGTGAATGAGGGCAAGGACCGCAGGCACCGGTCATACCGTCTGGATCTACGGAGATCTGCCAGGCATCGTCTTGTCGAGTGGAGAAAGTTCTCTCCGATCGCCGCCCCCGCAGCTTTCTCGGCTGTTCACCCGCTAAGGCGTCGGCGTGGCCGGTTCATCCCTACTCAGGCCACCTGCTGCTGGTCCTGCTGGCCGCTGAATGCAGATTTCCCTCGCAATCACACTTCTCCCACGGCTACAATGAGCGCGGTATCAGCCCGCTTCAGGACCACCGGAAGCAGCCTCAACGCAACGACAAGCAAATTAGCCGGGGAGCCTTCGTTTCAACTTCCCGGGAATTTGCCTATTTTCCGCCCTCTACAGTCCCGCCCATCCGCCAGGTAACTGGGGAAATACTGAAACGACTTCTGTGGCCCAAGGGCCTTTCTGGAGGAAAGCAATAGTGTTTTTCGACGACAGAGTCGCTGCGACCGAAGTTCCCATGTCTGCAGACGTGGACACTGACGTTCTAATTGCACGGGTCGGGGCAGGCTCGGTCGCCGGCTGCGGCGCTGTGTTTTGTGCCGTGAGCGGGACCGGACCGGTCAAGCCGGCTCCGCCAACGGAAACCGAGCCGAACTACGAGCCTTCCACCTACCCTGGGTTCTTCCCGCCTGACGTCTGGGCGGGAAACACTGCCAAAAAATACTCAACGCATGACCTCGGTCGAAACTTCGGGGCATTGAGGAGGACGTCGCCGTTCTTGTCCGGCCCGATAAGCACATCAGCTGGCGGCCGGAGCGGGTTGCCTGCAGACCCTGAGCGTCCCTGATGGACGCACTCACCGCCACCCTGGACAGAAGCAACTGATGGGACTGACCTTTCAGCACACAACACTGGGCCAGAGAGTGCTGTTCGGGTCCGGGAAGGCAGCGGAGCACCTTGCCGGCGAGGTCGACCGCCTGAGCGCCCGGAACGTCATGGTGATCGCCTCCGCCCGAGAACGGCCCGAGGCCGAAAGGGTCACCGCAGGCATCAGCACGGCCTTGCCGTATGACGACGTTGCCCCGCACGTGCCCATCGATAAAGCGGAGAAAGCCCGGAAGGCAGCCACAGATAACGGCATCGACCTGCTGGTCTGCGTGGGCGGGGGATCAACCATCGGCATGGCCAAGGCCATTGCCATGACGACCGGGCTGCCCATTATCGCGGTGCCCACTACGTACGCAGGGTCTGAGGCGACAAATGTCTGGGGCCTAACGGAAGCATCCCGGAAGATAACGGGCGTCGATGACCAGGTGTTGCCCGTGACCGTGGTCTACGACGCTGAGCTGACGCTGTCCCTGCCGGCGGAGCTGAGCATTGCTTCGGGACTGAATGCCTTGGCGCATTGCATAGATTCGATGTGGGCGCCGCGAGCGGATCCCATCAACCAGGCACTGGCCGGAGAAGGCATCCGAGCGCTTAACGGTGGCCTTCCGGCGATCCGCACCAACTCCGACGATCTGCGGGGCCGAGAACTGGCGCTGTATGGGGCCTACCTCTCCGCAGTCGCCTTCGCCTCTGCCGGGTCCGGCATGCACCATAAGATCTGCCATGTCCTAGGCGGCCGGTGGAACTTGCCTCACGCTCAAACCCACGCCACCGTACTCCCCTATGTCCTTGCCTTCAACGCTCCAGCTGCGGGCGACGCCGCCCGGCGGATCGCGGCGGCCTTCGGGGCGGATACGTCCACTGCAGGATTGAACGCGCTGCGGGAGACCTTGGATGCTCCGCAGGCCCTTAAGGACTACGGATTTGTTGAGGGCAACATCACGGAGGCCGTCCAGCTCATCCTGCCCGTCATCCCCGAATCCAACCCCCGCCCCGTCACGGAAGATAACCTCACCGTGCTGCTCACGGCCGCCTACGCCGGAACCGCCCCCGATGCCGACTGGACGGAGTCACAACCATGATAAGCGCCCAGCATCAGTACGGCACGGGACGGATGGAACCGTCTGGAAGGCGGCCGGATACCGGCTCAGCGTTCCCTTTACCTCTTCGTTCACCAGCGTACGCTCCGGTTTCCTTTCCTCGCCGCGCCTGGATCTCAACGGCGCGGCCGGCAGGTGCGCAAGGGCGCGGGAACCCAATATCGGGTTCCCGCGCCCTTGTTTGTCGTTGCCGGGGGGTGGCAACGGAGCAGTGCTGGTGTCAGCTGGCTGAGAGCACGAATGCCGAATCGATGGTGATGGTGACCTTGTCGCCGACGAGGACTCCGCCGGCTTCAAGTGCGGCGTTCCAGGTGATGCCGAAGGCCTTCCGGGAGATCTGGGCGGTGGCGGAGAACCCGGCGCGGGTGGCGCCGAAGGGGTCAACGGCCACGCCGCCGAACTCTACGTCGAAGGTCACCGGCTTGGAGGTTTCCTTGATGGTCAGGTCGCCGCTCAGCCGGAAGTTCTCCGCGGTTCCCTGGACTTCGGTCGCCTTGAAGGTCATATGCGGGTACTGCTCAACGTTGAAGAAGTCCGGGCCCTTGACGTGGGCATCGCGGTTGTTGTCGTTGGAATCGAAGGATGCGGTCTGGACCGTTGCCTCGACGGTTGAGGTGTCCGGCGTCGCACCGACGACGAGCGTCGCGTTCGCCTCGGTGAAGGCGCCGCGTACCTTGCTGATGCCGGCGTGGCGGACGGAGAAACCTACCTCTGTGTGCGCCTGGTCAAGTGTCCAAGTGCCGGGTGTGAGCTCAATCGTGGTCATATCCATCTCCTGTGTCCGGTTGCTGCAAGCTTTCAAGTTGCATGCGTATGCATGTAACCATGCCTGCCCTGGGAGGTGGTTGTCAACTAAGAAGATTCTTTACGCGAAATAATCTCCTTGGAAATATTTTTCTAAGAAGGTATGTTCATGTCAGTCCCTCCACGGGCTCCGAACCACAGGGCCGGGGAGCCAGGAGGAAATGGACCAAAAAGGGCCCAACGAGCGTCATCGCTAAATTGGAATGGAGGTGGGCCGACATGCCCACAATGCCTGTAGGCGGGATCGTTCCCCGCAATGATGCGGGCCAGACCGCAGACATCATCGTTCGAAATGCCAAAGTCTTCACCGGTGACCCTGCCCGGCCGCACGCCTCGGCGGTGGCCATCAAAGACGGCAAGGTACTGGTAGTGGGCGACGATGCGGACATAGCCAGGGTCACCGGATCAGCCACAAAGATGGTCGATGCCCAGAACCGCCGGGTAATCCCGGGACTCAACGACTCGCACCTGCACGTTATCCGGGGCGGGCTGAACTACGTGATGGAACTGCGCTGGGACGGCGTGCCGACCCTCAAGCTCGCCATGCAGATGCTCCGGGAGCAGGCCGACCGTACTCCCAAGGGCCAGTGGGTCAGGGTCGTAGGCGGTTTCACCAAGGAGCAGTTTGCAGAAAAGCGGCTGCCCACCCTGGGGGAACTCAACGAAGCCGCCCCCGATACCCCGGTCTTCATCCTCAACCTGTATCAGTCGGCGCTGATGAACCGCGCAGCTGTCAGGGCCGCCGGCTACACCAAGGACACCCCCGATTTCAAAGGCGGGCAGATTGTCCATGGCCGTGACGGGGAACCAACCGGTCTGCTCTTGGCCGCACCCAGTGCCCTGGTCCTGTACTCAACCCTGGCCAAGGCACCGCTGCTGCCCGAAGACGAACGGAAGAACTCCACGCGCCAGTATCTGCGCGAACTGAACAGGTTCGGCCTGACCTCGGCCATTGATGCCGCCGGCGGATTCCAGAACTTCCCGGACAACTACCGGACCGTCATGGATCTGGCCAACGAGGGC from Arthrobacter pascens includes:
- a CDS encoding GNAT family N-acetyltransferase, with translation MEPEQTFTVRHAPDSHCYELLDGQTAIGKTEYVPASSPADQERIFYHTEVSDAYAGKGLAAVLAKHALDDTIAAGLTIIPVCPYIRSYIRRHADYQRHAAPIRPEHLAAVDRVYTP
- a CDS encoding LLM class flavin-dependent oxidoreductase; translated protein: MQIGVFSVSDITADPTTGRTPTENERIKASVAIAKKVEEIGMDVYAIGEHHNRPFFSSSPTTTLAYIAAQTERITLSTATTLITTNDPVKIAEDFAMLQHLADGRVDLVLGRGNTAPVYPWFGKNMEDGIELAIENYSLLRKLWDEDTVNWSGKHRTPLQNFTSTPRPLDGVAPFVWHGSIRTPQIAEVAAYYGDGFFANNIFWPKEHYQELISLYRERYEHYGHGKADQAIVGLGGQFFMRKNSQDAVKEFRPYFDNAPVYGHGPSLEDFTSQTPLTVGSPQEVIEKTLTFREYFGDYQRQLFLIDHAGLPLKTVLEQLDLFGEEVLPVLRKEYAALKPAHVPDPPTHAGRVAARLAAQDEAARAEAGQAAASPASSAPTSSVADA
- a CDS encoding MarR family winged helix-turn-helix transcriptional regulator, translating into MPARTAPESSPVRLAAETWESLFRAQVAVMRRLQSGPAFRDLPVNEYDVLFTLSRCPTGWARLNELNDNVLLSQSSLSRLVERLEKRGLVERMPAPDDRRGVLVKLTDEGAQLQKQIGREHVREIVHLVAPALTAAEQRELLRLTEKLRTSLPR
- a CDS encoding maleylacetate reductase, which gives rise to MGLTFQHTTLGQRVLFGSGKAAEHLAGEVDRLSARNVMVIASARERPEAERVTAGISTALPYDDVAPHVPIDKAEKARKAATDNGIDLLVCVGGGSTIGMAKAIAMTTGLPIIAVPTTYAGSEATNVWGLTEASRKITGVDDQVLPVTVVYDAELTLSLPAELSIASGLNALAHCIDSMWAPRADPINQALAGEGIRALNGGLPAIRTNSDDLRGRELALYGAYLSAVAFASAGSGMHHKICHVLGGRWNLPHAQTHATVLPYVLAFNAPAAGDAARRIAAAFGADTSTAGLNALRETLDAPQALKDYGFVEGNITEAVQLILPVIPESNPRPVTEDNLTVLLTAAYAGTAPDADWTESQP
- a CDS encoding FAD-dependent oxidoreductase — translated: MVIFNDGVSETETPDSAVVETDVLIVGSGPAGSSAALFLSSLGVPNIMITKYRWTANTPRAHITNQRTMEIFRDVGIEDQVLADATPHHMIGDTVFCTSIAGEEIGRILTWGNHPARHADYELASPSLNCDIPQTYLEPILVRNATMRGTQTQFSTEYLSHSQDDDGVSVRVLNRLTGHEYTIRAKYWVIQPGSNIGGIGAGLVRMVRPWNEWLIVWGFDINEGTPQVSEDDARQIVRNLIGVPDLNVEITGISLWGNNEQYATRLQAGRVFCAGDAIHKHPPSNGLGSNTSIQDSYNLAWKLNAVLKGQAGQELLETYSAERAPVAEQIVTRANRSAREFGKLFEALGIDTAETAEDMLALIESRKDATPEGAAKRAAVQEAMDLKNYEFNAHGVELGQHYVSTAVVGDGTARPKPGRDQELYYQPTTQPGGRLPHAWVGDNRHKYSTHDLAPYGQFTLFTGITGGDWTTAAQKVGDQLGITINTVVIGPGQEITDLYFDWAKLREVAEDGALLVRPDKHIGWRYHTMPADPETELRTAAAAILNRSE
- a CDS encoding AraC family transcriptional regulator, producing MMQPTPGARPHGLTRFSTAGLPDARRIALWEEHNARALVGLQARTLTGGALEATELNLNLPQLQLAQVWGNPHVVERSVREIAAHPAEAVVAYFTLEGEGFFYHRDGCEILRPGEAILYDADQPFMRGFSHGLKELALKIPRATLSEFTGQSGLIRPKIFGFRGPQAGPVHAGALASSLGAALSGRATDWDDLEKTALELLAVILGAGAGPAGHLAAAQAFIAAQCADPRLSAGRVAAAVGISERQLSRILAEAGTSVPGAILDARLKAVRQQLHSPEAARMPLGTLALQQGFASPTHFSRSYKEKFGISPLQDRRTVGA
- a CDS encoding dioxygenase family protein, whose amino-acid sequence is MTDTSGTPVTTGAEQIAVEETLTQNVLHSFENCTDPRLQHLMQALVRHLHAFIREVRLTEDEWNAAIAFLTEAGHITDEKRQEFIMLSDVLGASMQTINVNNQAYKNATEATVFGPFFAEDAPEIPNGGDIAGGAPGQPCWLEGTVTDTEGEPVPGARIEVWEADEDGFYDVQYGDNRVAGRAHLFSDDQGHYSFWGLAPTPYAIPHDGPVGKLLEATGRSPMRASHLHFMVTAPGKRALVTHIFVAGDELLKYDTVFGVKDSLIKYFEQQAPRTPTPDGRDLDGKTWARSRFDIVLAPTEADSGH
- a CDS encoding nuclear transport factor 2 family protein, which translates into the protein MTLSKQSMTDEQRKSVALEYLKAFDHGGVTSDGGSILDLFSTDAQVYIPKWGIANGREEIGKLFGDVGATIRSITHDYSTFNWIFSGSDTIVAEGTSFGVHRDGPWRAGVPDTGAGRWCDVFEIRDWHITRVFIYLDPDYAGKDTLRYPWLHPERTGE
- a CDS encoding maleylacetate reductase, translated to MSLVFEHVALGQRVLFGTGKAAENLAAEVERLGAQKVMVIASEFEATIADVVCAGISPVLRWDQVVMHVPVEVAEKARAAAAEHEIDLLVCVGGGSTTGLAKAVALTSGIQIVAVPTTYAGSEATNVWGLTDAARKTTGVDDSVLPVSVVYDAGLTLSLPVEMSVASGLNGMAHCIDSLWAPRADPINAALAAEGIRALNQGLPLIKADPQDLQGREQALYGAYLSAVAFASAGSGMHHKICHVLGGTFNLPHAQTHATVLSYVLAFNAPAAPEAAARAAAAFGAEDALTGLNRLRDILDAPKALADYGFTEGNIPEAVRIALPTIPASNPRKVTAENLTRLLITATVGEDPKTLTDL